A window of the Cicer arietinum cultivar CDC Frontier isolate Library 1 chromosome 6, Cicar.CDCFrontier_v2.0, whole genome shotgun sequence genome harbors these coding sequences:
- the LOC101491546 gene encoding aquaporin NIP6-1-like: MNNEEISSISSTPASATPGTPLFCSLRYEKNENRSVGRKKSLLKNMNCFAIEEWNLEDGSLPRVSCALSLPHAPIPLAKKVEAEFIGTFILMFAGMGSAIENEKVEKLETLIGCVGASGLAVMIIILSTGHIYVALKLFII, encoded by the exons ATGAACAATGAagaaatttcatcaatatcgtCTACACCCGCAAGTGCAACACCTGGTACCCCTCTTTTTTGTAGCTTAAGGTATGAGAAAAATGAGAATCGTTCTGTTGGTAGAAAGAAATCACTTctcaaaaatatgaattgttttgCTATTGAAGAATGGAATTTGGAAGATGGTTCTTTACCTAGAGTGTCTTGTGCTTTGTCATTGCCACATGCTCCTATCCCTCTTGCTAAAAAG GTTGAAGCAGAGTTTATAGGTACATTCATTCTAATGTTTGCTGGAATGGGAAGTGCAATAGAGAACGAAAAGGTTGAAAAATTAGAGACACTAATTGGATGTGTTGGAGCTAGTGGACTTGCTGTTATGATCATAATTCTATCAACTGGTCATATCTATGTTGCTTTAAAACTGTTTATAATTTAG